The Geothrix oryzae DNA window AGAGGCTGGAGAGCCCGGCCAGGATGTTGGCCGCGAAGAAGATGGAGCCCAGCGTTCCCGGTGCCACGCCGAACTTCACATGGAACCAGTAGGCCACGATGCTCTGGATGACGAAGCCGCCGGCGAAGGCGTCCAGCGAGAACAAGGCCGACAGCCGCAGCACCACGCCCCTGGAGGCATGCAGGCCGAAACGGTTGGCGGGGGCGCCGACCGCAGCGGGGAACGCAGGCGGCGGCGCCTCCACCGCCCCGGACATCTTGGCGAAGAGCAGGGCGAGGATCAGCCCCACGGCGGCGTAGGCGAACACCAGCACGCGGTAGCTGGCCACCGGCGCCAGGCCCGAGGCCTGGAGGGCCTGGGCGGCCCAGCCCCCGGCCAGCGCGCCGGTGGCGGTGGCGAAGGAGCCGGTGAGGTTGTACCAGGCGAAGACGCCGGTGCGGCGGTCCTCGGGCAGCAGCTGGGAGAGGGCCGCCTGCTCGATGGCCAGGAAGGGCCCCACCTCGTTGCCCGAGGGGCTGATGACGCCGAAGGTGGCCGCCAGCACCAGCACCGTGAAATCGCCGCTGAGGGCGAAGGGCACCCCCGCCGCCACCATGAGCGCCGCGCCCAGGACCAGCATCTTCTTGCGGCCGATGCGGTCGGCATGGAGCGTGATCCAGAGCGAGATGAGCGTGTCGCCCACCAGGGTCAGCGTCAGCAGCAGGCCGATGCGCCCCTCGCCGAAGCCCAGGCCCGCCAGGTAGAGCACCAGCACCACCGACAGGAACCCGTACGAGAACATCCGCGCCGCCCGGCTGAGGAAGAGCAGCCGGCCGTCAGGACCGAGGGTCTGGCCGAGCGTCGGGCTGGGTTGGGTGGGCGGCATGGTGTCTCCCGGGCAGCGGCCACCGGCCGATCCACCGACAAGATAGAGCCATCACGGAGGCATCGGGCATCCAAGTGACCTCTGTCCACCGTTTCCTCCCCCCGTCAACCGCAGCCACACTGGAATCCGAGGCGATCCGCGAGGCTCCCATGGACATCAAACTCTCCCCCGACACCGAGAAGCGCCTGCACGGGGCCATCCAGCGCTTCGTGGCCGAGGAGTACGGCGAGAGCGTGGGCGACCTGGGGGCGGGGACCTTCCTCTCCTTCTGCCTGAAGGAGCTCGGCCCGGCCATCTACAACCAGGCCATCGCCGACGCCCAGGCCTGCCTGCAGGAGCGGGTCACGGACCTGGAGAACATCTGCTTCGCGGAGGAGACCAGCTACTGGGACCAGGGCGGCCGCAAGGGCGTCACGCGGAAACCCGGCCTCCGGCGCTAGACTGGCCCGTGCCCCACTGCCTCCTCGAACACTCCGCCAACCTCCTCGACGCGCCCGACTGGACGGGCCTGTTGCGGGAGGTCAACCGGACCCTGGCGGACACGGGCCTGTTCACGCTGGCCGACATCAAGAGCCGCGTGATCCGGCACGAGACTTTCGTCATCGGCGACGGCGCGCCGGACCAAGCCTTCGTCACCCTGAACCTGCAGATCCTCGGCGGCCGCCCGGACGAGGTGAAGGCCGGACTCAGCGAGGCCCTGCTGGCGGTGCTGAAGCCCGCCTTCCCCCTCACCGCCGGGAAGATGCGGCTCAGCCTCACGGTCCAGATCTCGGACCTCCACCGTCCCAGCTACCGCCGACAGACCAGCCCCTAGGAGCCCCCGTGGCCGATGCCATCACTCCCCGCCAACTCACCCTGCTCCAGGTGGTGGCCAAGCACCCGGATGTGCCGCGGGACCACCTGGTGAAGGCCGGGGCCACGGATGCCGACCTGGCCTACCTGGAGCGCCATGACCTCATCCGGGAGCGGGCCATCGGCCGCTACCGCGTCTCCCACATGGGCCTGGAAGTGCTGAAGCGGAGCCTCTGAGACCGCCCCAGGAGGCAGCGCGTGACCCGGCCCCTGTCCCTCGACGACCTCTGGCGCTCGGTCCCACCGGGCACCGAGACCTATGATCCCTCCTCGCGGCGGACCCTGCCCTCCGGGGCGCAGCGCTTCCTGAACCATGCGGTGGCACCCGGCACCCGGCTGCCCGAGGCCGTGCGCCTCGTCATGACGGGCACGATCCGCCTGAAGGGCTGGCATCCCTTCGAGGCCGAACAGGTCATCGTGCGGAGCCGGGGCATGATCTGGGCCGCGAAGGTGCGGATGAAGGGCCTGACCATCCGCGGCTCGGACCGCCTGCTGGAAGGTCGGGGGGCCATGCACTGGGCCCTCTTCGGCCTGATCCCCTTCCTCAGGGCCGAGGGCCCGGACATCACCCGCTCGGCCCGGGGCCGCCTGCGGGCAGAATCCATCTGGCTGCCCTCCCTGCTGGCGGATCCGGCCGTGACCTGGACCCAGGAAGGCGAGGACCGCCTCCGCGCCGAGGTGCCGGTGGACGGCGAGCCCGGGGACCTGCACCTCCACACCGACGAAGCGGGGCGCCTGCGCGAAGTGCGCCTGCTCCGCTGGGGGAATCCCGGGGGCGGGGGCTTCCGCGAGGAGCCCTTCGGCGGCCTCGTGGAGGCCGAAGAGACCTTCCAGGGCCTGACCATCCCCACCCGCCTCCGCGTGGGCTGGCACCCGGGCACGCCGCGCTTCGATGCGGAGGGCGAGTTCTTCCGCGCGGAGCTCCGGCAGGTGGCGTTCCGCTAGCCTGAAGCACGCCCCCCGAAGGCCCGAGCAGGAGATCCCATGGCTCCCACCCCGATCCGCATCCCCGTCGCCGCCCCCGGCTCGCCCGCGCCCATCGGGCCCTACTCCCGGGCCGTGTGGGCGGGCGACCTGCTCTACCTCTCGGGCCAGACGCCCATCGACCCGGCCACGGGCCGCCTGGTGCCGGGCGACATCGGGGCCCAGACGCACCGGGCCTTCGACAACCTCGAAGCCGTGCTGGGCGACGCCGGGCTGACGATGGACCAGGTCATCAAGGTCAATGTCTACCTCACGACCATGGCCCACTTCCAGGCCATGAACGCCGCCTACGAATCCAGGTTCCGGGCGCCCTACCCCGCGCGCACCACCGTCGCCGTGGCCGAGCTTCCCCTGGGCGCCGCGGTGGAGATCGAGCTCGTGGCGAAACGCTAGGGGTGCACTAGCAGCCGGGCCCCTCCGGCGAGAGAATGCCCAACCCCTTCCGGAGCCTCCATGTCCCTGCTCACCCGCGCCGAAGCCACCCGCTACGAGGAGACCAGCCGCCACGCGGATGTGATGGCCTTCATCGCCGGGTTGGAGGCCAAGGGCGACAAGCGCCTGCATGTCACCTCCTTCGGCGTGAGC harbors:
- a CDS encoding DUF6920 family protein, with product MTRPLSLDDLWRSVPPGTETYDPSSRRTLPSGAQRFLNHAVAPGTRLPEAVRLVMTGTIRLKGWHPFEAEQVIVRSRGMIWAAKVRMKGLTIRGSDRLLEGRGAMHWALFGLIPFLRAEGPDITRSARGRLRAESIWLPSLLADPAVTWTQEGEDRLRAEVPVDGEPGDLHLHTDEAGRLREVRLLRWGNPGGGGFREEPFGGLVEAEETFQGLTIPTRLRVGWHPGTPRFDAEGEFFRAELRQVAFR
- a CDS encoding DUF2164 domain-containing protein, coding for MDIKLSPDTEKRLHGAIQRFVAEEYGESVGDLGAGTFLSFCLKELGPAIYNQAIADAQACLQERVTDLENICFAEETSYWDQGGRKGVTRKPGLRR
- a CDS encoding MFS transporter — encoded protein: MPPTQPSPTLGQTLGPDGRLLFLSRAARMFSYGFLSVVLVLYLAGLGFGEGRIGLLLTLTLVGDTLISLWITLHADRIGRKKMLVLGAALMVAAGVPFALSGDFTVLVLAATFGVISPSGNEVGPFLAIEQAALSQLLPEDRRTGVFAWYNLTGSFATATGALAGGWAAQALQASGLAPVASYRVLVFAYAAVGLILALLFAKMSGAVEAPPPAFPAAVGAPANRFGLHASRGVVLRLSALFSLDAFAGGFVIQSIVAYWFHVKFGVAPGTLGSIFFAANILAGLSSLYAVKLAGRIGLIRTMVFTHVPSNVLLILVPLMPNLPLAIAVLLLRFSISQMDVPTRQAYTMAVVAPDERSAAAGVTGIARTTGAAISPVLATPLLAIPALAGTPFLIAGGLKLLYDLLLYRSFQASEVGKSGEA
- a CDS encoding 5-carboxymethyl-2-hydroxymuconate Delta-isomerase; translated protein: MPHCLLEHSANLLDAPDWTGLLREVNRTLADTGLFTLADIKSRVIRHETFVIGDGAPDQAFVTLNLQILGGRPDEVKAGLSEALLAVLKPAFPLTAGKMRLSLTVQISDLHRPSYRRQTSP
- a CDS encoding RidA family protein; the protein is MAPTPIRIPVAAPGSPAPIGPYSRAVWAGDLLYLSGQTPIDPATGRLVPGDIGAQTHRAFDNLEAVLGDAGLTMDQVIKVNVYLTTMAHFQAMNAAYESRFRAPYPARTTVAVAELPLGAAVEIELVAKR